A window of Pirellula sp. SH-Sr6A contains these coding sequences:
- a CDS encoding IS110 family transposase: MLILALDLGKFKTMCCFFNTKTRKAEFQVAATERDYLAKVFASRKVDLVVMEACGPSGWINDLAISQGLKTLVCSTNEDAWKWSNVKRKTDKDDALKLARMASMNELKAVHMPSEKLREFRSLVKYRKTLDHRICKMKCAIRAWFVNHGITIDSGEKAWNTGRKRIDSFRKPLSECEDKELWRAELDIELTQLDALTAQHDLVVKKLEAIGKNDKRIGRIMTIPGVGPRTAEILVACIDDPHRFSSGREVSAYFGLVPRQYQSGETDRNGRITKRGNPLARTILVECAWASLRYNPWAKSIYERVCGKQRTRKKKAAVALARKIAVLAWALMRDDKDWDPKRMIDVTESFGRMSPTLKATLSEMKPKENSDQRKSRLRREARAIREAAAEKNAKARPVKTKAKTIAKSDKPRKTAATKSSAISKQTPTKPRRARKPVPAA, encoded by the coding sequence ATGTTGATTCTCGCTCTCGACCTCGGCAAATTCAAGACAATGTGCTGCTTTTTCAACACCAAAACACGCAAAGCTGAATTCCAAGTCGCTGCGACTGAACGCGATTATCTTGCCAAAGTCTTCGCGTCACGCAAAGTCGACCTTGTCGTCATGGAAGCTTGCGGCCCCTCCGGTTGGATCAATGACCTGGCCATCAGCCAGGGACTCAAAACTCTTGTTTGCTCAACCAACGAAGACGCTTGGAAGTGGTCCAACGTCAAACGCAAGACCGACAAAGACGATGCCCTCAAGCTCGCTCGAATGGCCTCGATGAACGAACTTAAGGCTGTGCACATGCCGTCTGAGAAACTTCGAGAATTCCGCTCCTTGGTCAAATATCGCAAGACGCTCGATCATCGCATCTGCAAGATGAAGTGTGCTATCCGCGCGTGGTTCGTTAATCATGGTATCACCATCGACTCGGGCGAGAAGGCCTGGAACACTGGCCGGAAGCGTATCGATTCATTCCGCAAGCCGCTATCGGAATGCGAAGACAAGGAACTGTGGCGAGCCGAACTTGATATCGAACTTACGCAGCTCGATGCACTCACCGCTCAGCATGACCTGGTGGTCAAGAAGCTTGAAGCAATCGGTAAGAACGATAAACGAATCGGACGTATCATGACGATCCCCGGCGTTGGACCAAGAACCGCTGAGATCTTGGTCGCTTGCATCGACGATCCGCATCGCTTCTCTAGCGGCCGCGAAGTGTCTGCCTATTTCGGGCTCGTACCACGCCAATATCAATCCGGTGAGACCGACCGAAACGGTCGCATTACCAAGCGAGGCAACCCATTAGCTCGAACCATCCTGGTCGAATGCGCATGGGCATCGCTGCGATACAATCCATGGGCCAAGTCCATCTACGAGCGAGTCTGCGGCAAGCAACGCACTCGCAAAAAGAAAGCTGCTGTGGCACTTGCCCGCAAGATAGCGGTCTTAGCCTGGGCACTGATGCGAGACGACAAAGACTGGGATCCGAAGCGCATGATTGACGTCACGGAGTCCTTCGGTCGCATGTCGCCTACCCTCAAAGCCACACTCTCCGAGATGAAGCCCAAGGAGAACAGTGACCAACGCAAGAGTCGCCTCCGACGCGAAGCTCGAGCCATTAGAGAGGCTGCGGCTGAGAAAAACGCCAAGGCCAGGCCGGTGAAAACCAAAGCCAAAACGATTGCAAAATCAGACAAGCCACGCAAGACAGCAGCAACCAAGTCTAGTGCAATTAGCAAACAAACACCAACCAAACCACGGCGAGCAAGAAAGCCCGTACCGGCTGCCTGA
- the tsaE gene encoding tRNA (adenosine(37)-N6)-threonylcarbamoyltransferase complex ATPase subunit type 1 TsaE — protein MTRIFQLELFSLADCERFAAAAKACLEVPLTFGLSGTLGAGKTQWTRFFAQSLGGSEIEVSSPTFVLVKEIATSPKIYHLDLYRVADEDELLELGIEEFFEAPAVTIVEWADRFLERMPKNWIHLQWSLDPSDPNRRIVTVDAHGKRAGSVCQAWAKLLGIPTDPTPC, from the coding sequence ATGACCCGCATTTTTCAATTGGAACTTTTCAGTCTCGCGGATTGCGAACGATTCGCCGCCGCTGCCAAAGCATGCTTGGAAGTCCCTCTCACCTTCGGACTCTCCGGCACGCTAGGGGCTGGCAAGACGCAATGGACTCGTTTCTTCGCACAATCGCTGGGTGGAAGCGAGATCGAGGTGAGCAGCCCGACCTTCGTGCTGGTCAAGGAGATTGCGACGTCACCGAAGATCTACCATTTGGATCTCTACCGCGTCGCGGACGAAGACGAACTGCTGGAATTGGGGATCGAAGAATTCTTCGAGGCCCCCGCCGTCACCATCGTGGAATGGGCGGACCGCTTTCTCGAACGGATGCCGAAGAACTGGATACACCTCCAGTGGAGCCTCGATCCATCGGATCCCAACCGACGCATCGTCACCGTCGACGCCCATGGAAAAAGGGCTGGATCGGTGTGCCAGGCTTGGGCAAAATTGCTCGGAATTCCAACCGACCCAACGCCTTGTTAA
- the zwf gene encoding glucose-6-phosphate dehydrogenase yields the protein MSYTMVIFGASGDLTSRKLIPALYRQFQRGKLPKPTRIVGVARSPFTSEQWRTQLTESTAKYVKGDFHADVWNAFAENIHYHPGDIGNDDDFRKIGAFLNEIEGSIATDRVYYLSTMPQLYATAIAQLGKAGLNTEENGRRRVVIEKPFGTDLSTARQLNDSIHQTFREDQIYRIDHYLGKETVQNMLVLRFGNTIFEPLWNRNYIDHVQITVAEEVKVGRRGDYYDKSGILRDMFQNHILQLMMVTAMEAPVRYTGEFVRDEKVKVLQAVRPYRGSDFAENGVRGQYIGYCDEEGIPDDSQTETFAVLKLYVDNWRWRGVPFYLRSGKAMSCRTTQIVIQFREPPHMLFGESKSCRPEADRLVIQIQPAEGMQLHFQSKVPDSDMKLRLSELDFRFDSSGKELPDAYQRLLLDALVGDPGLFARSDEVEQAWRIIDPIIAAWKSPAAPTLHLYEPSMWGPTPSAEWMAEQGRNWFDVCPII from the coding sequence ATGTCCTACACGATGGTTATTTTTGGGGCGTCTGGTGACCTTACCAGCCGCAAGCTGATACCGGCACTTTACCGCCAGTTCCAGCGTGGCAAACTCCCCAAACCAACGAGGATTGTCGGTGTTGCTCGCAGCCCGTTTACTTCGGAGCAATGGCGGACTCAATTGACGGAGTCGACCGCCAAGTATGTCAAAGGAGACTTTCACGCGGACGTCTGGAACGCCTTCGCGGAGAACATCCATTACCATCCTGGTGACATTGGCAACGACGACGACTTTCGCAAGATCGGAGCGTTTCTCAACGAGATCGAAGGGAGTATTGCCACCGATCGCGTCTATTACTTGTCCACGATGCCGCAGCTTTATGCGACGGCGATCGCGCAGCTCGGCAAAGCGGGGTTGAATACGGAAGAGAATGGCCGCCGGCGGGTCGTTATCGAAAAGCCATTTGGTACGGACCTGTCGACCGCTCGCCAGTTAAACGACTCGATTCACCAAACCTTTCGCGAAGATCAGATCTATCGGATCGACCACTATCTCGGAAAGGAGACGGTTCAAAACATGTTGGTATTGCGTTTTGGCAACACCATCTTTGAGCCGCTTTGGAATCGCAACTATATCGACCACGTTCAGATCACGGTTGCCGAAGAAGTCAAGGTAGGACGCCGCGGTGATTACTACGACAAGTCGGGTATCCTTCGCGATATGTTTCAGAACCATATCTTGCAACTGATGATGGTCACGGCCATGGAAGCGCCGGTGCGTTACACGGGCGAGTTTGTGCGCGATGAGAAAGTCAAAGTGTTGCAAGCCGTGAGGCCTTACCGGGGCAGCGATTTCGCCGAGAATGGCGTGCGTGGTCAATACATCGGTTATTGCGACGAAGAAGGGATCCCGGACGACAGCCAGACCGAGACGTTCGCTGTTTTAAAGCTTTATGTTGATAATTGGCGTTGGCGGGGTGTTCCGTTCTATTTGCGAAGCGGCAAAGCGATGTCGTGTAGAACGACGCAAATCGTTATCCAGTTTCGCGAGCCCCCCCATATGCTCTTCGGGGAGTCCAAATCGTGTCGCCCTGAGGCCGATCGGTTAGTAATTCAGATCCAGCCTGCGGAGGGAATGCAGTTGCATTTCCAATCGAAGGTTCCGGACTCCGATATGAAGCTCCGGTTGAGCGAGTTGGATTTCCGATTCGATTCCAGTGGCAAAGAGCTTCCCGATGCGTATCAGCGGCTTTTGTTGGATGCGTTGGTCGGGGATCCGGGATTGTTTGCTCGAAGTGATGAAGTCGAGCAGGCTTGGCGGATCATCGATCCCATCATCGCAGCTTGGAAGAGCCCTGCGGCACCTACGCTCCACCTCTACGAACCAAGTATGTGGGGACCTACTCCCTCGGCCGAATGGATGGCGGAGCAAGGTCGCAATTGGTTTGACGTTTGCCCCATCATCTAG
- the topA gene encoding type I DNA topoisomerase: MSEKKSLVIVESPAKAKTISKYLGSAFQVEASIGHIRDLPGGAKEVPAEFKSQSWASLGVNVDQGFEPLYVVPSDKKKHITHLKSALKDAQALYLATDEDREGEAISWHLKEVLKPKVPVHRMVFHEITKEAIQNALKSTRNIDEGLVKAQETRRILDRLYGYDISPLLWKKVRPGLSAGRVQSVAVRLIVERERERMAFHSATYFDLEAALQTRMQEKFSASLVSVAGRKIPSGKDFDPATGKIKDPQMLLLDEKDAEALKNRLMGTEFQVLNVEVKPYTERPKAPFTTSTMQQEANRKLGFTAKDTMRLAQSLYENGYITYMRTDSTTLSKEAVNAARELVRSQYGERFLYSSERTYATKVKNAQEAHEAIRPAGHPFQLPDALRRELSYDQFRLFELIWKRTIASQMADARKKRVVVTIAADDAIFQATGTSIEFEGFLRAYVEGSDDPAAELAEREKLLPDMRPEDLLKILDLESLSHTTQPPARFTEASLTQALEERGIGRPSTYASIIDTILRRDYVFKKGNALVPSWTAFAVIRLMEEHFSSLVDYQFTAEMEDYLDQISRNERENLAYLQEFYFGSDQVLEKLAPGGIGLKPLLEQKVAEIDPRTACSYPLPSDLSIDNPIVVRVGRYGPYIERGDQRASLPDDMAPDELTLDKAEELLAKQQQSEEPLGIHPETQKPIYIKQGRFGPYVQMGAADDEEKKNASLLRGMTVETLDLATAVKLLSLPRDLGPHPEDGEPVIATQGRFGPFLKHGSDSRSLPAGSNLLEITLDEALAILAQPKAPGRGRGVAAAPLKQLDESPVTGKKIELRDGRYGLYVTDGETNASLPKDQSGDDLTFEQAVELLAARAAAGGSKKKKTSKKTAKKATKKATTSKGTKAAKKTATKKAKATKKKVTPDE; encoded by the coding sequence ATGAGTGAAAAGAAATCGCTCGTCATCGTTGAGTCTCCGGCCAAGGCGAAAACGATCTCCAAGTATTTAGGTAGTGCATTCCAGGTCGAGGCTTCCATCGGTCACATTCGGGATCTACCGGGTGGGGCAAAGGAAGTGCCCGCCGAATTCAAATCGCAGTCCTGGGCATCGCTCGGGGTAAATGTCGACCAAGGATTCGAGCCCCTTTATGTCGTCCCCTCGGACAAAAAGAAGCACATCACGCACCTGAAGTCGGCTCTCAAAGATGCCCAAGCCCTCTATCTCGCGACGGACGAGGACCGCGAAGGGGAAGCGATCTCGTGGCACTTGAAAGAGGTGCTCAAACCCAAAGTCCCTGTGCATCGCATGGTGTTTCATGAGATCACCAAAGAAGCGATACAAAACGCGCTGAAGTCGACTCGAAATATCGATGAAGGCTTGGTAAAAGCCCAAGAAACACGCCGTATCCTGGATCGCCTCTACGGCTACGATATCTCTCCACTGCTGTGGAAAAAAGTTCGCCCCGGCCTGTCTGCGGGTCGCGTTCAAAGCGTCGCGGTCCGACTCATCGTCGAACGTGAGCGAGAACGCATGGCCTTCCACTCCGCGACTTACTTCGATTTGGAAGCCGCACTGCAGACGCGCATGCAGGAAAAATTTTCGGCCTCCCTGGTGAGTGTCGCGGGTCGCAAAATTCCTAGCGGAAAAGATTTCGATCCGGCGACCGGGAAGATCAAAGATCCGCAAATGCTCCTCCTCGATGAGAAGGATGCCGAAGCTCTCAAAAACCGCTTGATGGGTACCGAGTTTCAAGTCCTCAATGTGGAGGTGAAACCTTACACCGAACGTCCCAAAGCTCCCTTCACCACGAGCACGATGCAGCAGGAAGCGAACCGAAAACTCGGGTTCACTGCGAAAGATACCATGCGACTCGCCCAGAGTTTGTACGAGAACGGTTACATCACCTACATGCGTACCGACTCGACGACCCTTTCGAAAGAAGCCGTCAACGCTGCCCGCGAATTGGTTCGTTCGCAATACGGGGAACGATTCCTCTATTCCTCGGAACGCACCTACGCGACAAAAGTAAAAAATGCCCAGGAAGCTCACGAAGCCATTCGTCCCGCCGGGCACCCATTTCAACTTCCCGATGCTCTGAGGCGAGAGTTGAGCTACGACCAGTTCCGTCTCTTTGAATTGATTTGGAAGCGAACCATCGCATCCCAAATGGCGGACGCTCGCAAAAAACGCGTTGTTGTTACCATCGCAGCGGATGACGCGATTTTCCAAGCCACCGGAACCTCCATCGAATTCGAAGGCTTTCTCCGGGCCTACGTGGAAGGTAGCGATGACCCAGCAGCCGAACTGGCCGAGCGAGAAAAATTGCTTCCGGATATGCGGCCCGAAGATCTGCTGAAGATTTTGGACCTCGAGTCCCTTTCGCACACCACTCAACCTCCTGCGAGGTTTACCGAAGCGTCCTTGACGCAAGCACTGGAAGAACGGGGCATCGGCCGTCCTAGTACCTACGCATCGATCATCGACACCATCCTTCGGCGCGACTATGTGTTCAAAAAAGGAAATGCACTGGTTCCGAGCTGGACTGCGTTCGCCGTCATTCGATTGATGGAAGAACATTTCAGCTCCCTCGTGGACTACCAGTTCACGGCAGAGATGGAGGACTATCTCGATCAAATCAGCCGAAACGAACGAGAGAATCTCGCCTACCTTCAAGAGTTTTACTTTGGTAGCGATCAAGTCCTAGAAAAACTTGCTCCCGGCGGTATCGGCCTAAAACCGTTGCTGGAACAAAAGGTTGCGGAAATCGATCCGCGAACGGCTTGCTCCTATCCCCTCCCATCCGATTTATCGATCGACAACCCCATCGTGGTTCGCGTCGGTAGGTATGGTCCTTATATCGAACGGGGGGACCAGCGCGCGAGCTTGCCCGACGACATGGCTCCCGATGAACTCACGTTGGACAAAGCGGAAGAACTGCTCGCCAAACAACAGCAAAGCGAAGAGCCGCTCGGCATTCATCCCGAGACGCAAAAGCCGATCTATATCAAACAAGGCCGTTTCGGGCCTTACGTACAGATGGGGGCTGCCGACGACGAAGAGAAGAAGAATGCATCCCTCCTGCGAGGCATGACCGTCGAAACATTAGATTTGGCGACGGCCGTTAAACTCTTGTCGCTCCCTCGCGATTTGGGCCCTCACCCAGAAGATGGCGAGCCTGTGATAGCGACCCAAGGTCGATTCGGTCCGTTCCTCAAACACGGTTCCGACTCCCGGTCCCTCCCCGCCGGTTCGAATCTCCTCGAAATCACACTCGACGAAGCATTGGCCATCCTCGCTCAGCCCAAAGCACCCGGTCGAGGGCGCGGTGTCGCCGCAGCACCGTTGAAACAGCTCGATGAATCCCCCGTGACGGGTAAGAAGATCGAACTGCGCGATGGCCGTTACGGACTTTATGTGACCGATGGCGAAACCAACGCATCCCTGCCAAAGGATCAAAGCGGGGATGACTTGACGTTCGAACAAGCGGTGGAGCTCTTAGCAGCCCGAGCTGCAGCAGGCGGTTCGAAGAAAAAGAAGACGTCGAAAAAGACCGCAAAGAAAGCGACCAAAAAAGCAACGACGTCCAAGGGTACCAAGGCAGCGAAAAAGACTGCCACGAAGAAAGCGAAAGCGACGAAGAAAAAAGTAACTCCTGACGAGTGA
- a CDS encoding DUF1559 domain-containing protein: MYIEKVRSDVLARNWNKSRGYTLIELLLVLIIILLLLTLLLPAVQAAREASRTRDCSNRVRQLGLGILAHETRVKHLPMRRGRFAGLVHWHSEVLPEMEQMSLYQTIQRQIDDGIQWDGLAGTTTILSAFQCPSDRNANRLHYHVHSGRLFAPTNYVGVVGQSLILNDGAFPSDFGGWPSGTPLRLNQITDGLSHTLAVSERGLSTRPLVGAWLGSQEYGHESIGLFERLDTLSDSYPSRECLKSWFGAGAATDFCSQFHPWSYHGSGVNFAKLDGSVAWMPYSADEQILRALCSRAGGETTPE, translated from the coding sequence ATGTATATCGAAAAAGTTCGAAGTGATGTTTTGGCTAGGAACTGGAATAAATCACGGGGTTACACCCTCATTGAGCTGCTTTTAGTCCTTATCATCATTTTGTTGTTATTAACATTGCTGCTTCCTGCAGTGCAAGCAGCAAGAGAGGCTAGCCGAACAAGAGATTGTAGTAATCGAGTTCGGCAACTTGGCTTGGGCATCCTGGCGCACGAGACGAGGGTAAAGCACTTGCCGATGCGTCGCGGGCGGTTTGCTGGGTTGGTTCATTGGCATTCCGAAGTGCTCCCAGAAATGGAACAGATGTCCCTCTACCAAACAATTCAGAGGCAAATCGACGATGGAATTCAATGGGACGGCTTAGCGGGTACGACGACCATCTTGTCTGCATTCCAATGTCCTTCCGATCGGAATGCAAATCGGCTGCACTACCATGTCCATTCAGGGAGGCTTTTCGCACCGACGAATTACGTTGGCGTCGTGGGACAATCCCTCATTTTGAATGACGGTGCTTTTCCAAGTGACTTCGGAGGATGGCCTTCAGGGACGCCGCTTCGGCTCAATCAGATCACCGATGGCCTTAGCCACACGCTGGCTGTCAGCGAACGAGGTCTTTCCACACGCCCGCTTGTTGGTGCATGGTTGGGTTCGCAAGAGTACGGACACGAGTCGATTGGGCTGTTTGAACGTCTTGACACCTTGTCTGATTCTTATCCGTCGAGAGAGTGCCTGAAAAGTTGGTTCGGCGCAGGTGCGGCCACAGATTTTTGCAGCCAATTTCACCCCTGGAGCTACCACGGAAGCGGAGTGAACTTTGCGAAGCTCGATGGCTCCGTTGCGTGGATGCCTTATTCGGCCGACGAACAAATCTTGCGTGCGCTATGCAGCCGCGCAGGTGGAGAAACAACACCCGAATAG
- a CDS encoding sulfatase-like hydrolase/transferase produces MGQKPERPDGSVKLPNRDAVYTDCGTRIDWDFSARHHALDSKSDWIWLVRFSFHFGGRSGQGSVWLSDRQPSAILAVRLATRCRAMLDAKLAKYSMEYQQVIARFLRVSIWFFGVVLAMSPSWVWGESRPNFVFIYTDDQRWDALGVVQREQGEKGRFPWLESPNLDRLAADGVRFRNAFVVLGLCAPSRAAFLTGRYGHRNGVIDNHTPFPESSVTHATLLRSAGYKTGYVGKWHMGSQSGQRPGFDYSASFVGQGVYFNCPFEINGEKQATNGWVDDVSTEYALGFIENNKSQPFSLVLGYKTCHGPFTPPERHEDTYGEATARVVPNLATPAIYRPVGDQRAGKNQVRVDPDQKTVKTNLRMFRGLRAIDENVGKILDKLDRLGLSENTVVVYSSDNGYYLGEHGLGDKRSAYEEAMRVPMIVRYPKMVSRGSIRDELVLNIDLAPTFLELAGVKIPDDMQGKSWKPLLSSKPDATDWRKSFFYNYFLERPFGTPSATAVRTANAKLIKYPGHEEWTELFDLSNDPYETKNLIDDAKASALRQQLEEEYRQQVEAIGFHVPRYADENLPPEPARNSPARSNVNRWVIDLDLNDAKAANESMVKKSKIKFGVGRDGKQVGIFDGAAIIEVGNSQVLDPSFSPLEIEVVLWADKDGVVIAHGGQSLGYVLAIADGKPLVGYRSAAGLKTVRGGESIIGKWAKVTAKVTNDKRLQLYVDGRLESETAMEELIFKQPNDGMQIGADTGSQVMEKDVGKYQGKIEAIRLFMGQR; encoded by the coding sequence ATGGGTCAGAAGCCAGAACGTCCGGACGGGTCGGTAAAGCTCCCCAACCGCGACGCAGTTTACACGGACTGCGGCACCAGAATCGATTGGGACTTTTCTGCACGTCACCACGCGCTCGACTCGAAAAGCGACTGGATTTGGCTTGTGCGATTCTCGTTTCACTTCGGGGGGAGGAGTGGACAGGGGAGCGTCTGGTTGTCGGATAGGCAACCTTCAGCGATACTGGCGGTTCGGCTCGCGACAAGATGCCGAGCGATGCTGGATGCCAAACTGGCGAAGTATTCCATGGAGTATCAACAAGTGATTGCTCGATTCCTGCGTGTGTCGATTTGGTTCTTCGGAGTAGTGTTAGCGATGAGTCCGAGTTGGGTCTGGGGTGAGTCCCGTCCCAATTTTGTCTTCATTTACACCGACGATCAAAGATGGGATGCATTGGGTGTTGTTCAGCGCGAGCAAGGGGAAAAAGGGAGATTCCCATGGCTGGAGTCACCCAATCTCGACAGACTGGCTGCGGATGGAGTCCGATTCCGAAACGCTTTTGTTGTCTTGGGATTATGTGCGCCGAGTCGCGCTGCTTTTTTGACGGGGCGATATGGCCACAGGAACGGAGTCATCGATAACCACACTCCCTTTCCAGAGAGTAGCGTCACCCATGCGACCCTACTGAGATCAGCTGGATACAAGACAGGCTACGTCGGGAAGTGGCACATGGGTTCTCAGAGCGGGCAACGACCAGGATTTGATTATTCGGCAAGCTTTGTCGGCCAAGGTGTGTACTTCAACTGTCCCTTCGAGATCAATGGTGAGAAGCAAGCGACGAACGGATGGGTCGATGACGTTTCGACCGAGTATGCGTTGGGGTTCATCGAGAACAACAAGTCACAACCCTTCTCGTTAGTGCTCGGTTACAAGACTTGTCATGGTCCATTCACTCCGCCGGAACGACACGAAGATACCTACGGCGAGGCAACGGCGAGGGTTGTACCGAATCTTGCTACCCCTGCGATTTATCGTCCCGTCGGGGACCAACGCGCAGGGAAGAACCAAGTTAGAGTGGATCCGGATCAAAAGACGGTGAAGACCAATCTTAGAATGTTTCGTGGATTGCGCGCCATCGACGAGAACGTGGGGAAGATCTTGGATAAGCTGGATCGTTTGGGGCTCAGCGAAAACACCGTCGTCGTATACAGCAGTGACAACGGATACTATCTAGGAGAGCATGGTTTGGGAGATAAACGCTCCGCTTACGAAGAAGCGATGAGAGTTCCCATGATTGTCCGTTATCCGAAGATGGTATCGCGAGGATCCATTCGCGATGAATTGGTTTTGAATATCGATTTGGCCCCAACCTTTCTGGAATTAGCTGGGGTCAAAATCCCCGACGACATGCAAGGTAAGAGTTGGAAGCCGCTGCTCTCCAGCAAACCGGATGCGACCGACTGGCGAAAATCCTTCTTCTACAATTACTTTCTGGAACGGCCATTTGGTACTCCTAGTGCTACGGCTGTACGCACGGCGAACGCAAAATTGATCAAGTATCCCGGGCATGAGGAATGGACCGAGTTGTTTGATTTGAGCAATGATCCTTATGAGACCAAGAATCTGATTGATGACGCGAAGGCCAGTGCGTTGCGTCAGCAGTTAGAGGAGGAATATCGACAACAGGTCGAGGCGATCGGCTTTCATGTACCTCGTTATGCGGACGAGAATTTGCCACCGGAACCAGCACGAAATTCCCCTGCTAGATCCAATGTCAATCGTTGGGTCATCGATTTGGACCTGAACGATGCCAAAGCGGCAAATGAGTCCATGGTCAAAAAATCCAAGATCAAGTTTGGGGTGGGAAGAGATGGAAAGCAGGTTGGTATTTTCGATGGTGCAGCGATCATCGAAGTGGGCAACTCACAGGTTCTTGATCCAAGTTTTAGTCCATTGGAGATTGAAGTCGTTTTGTGGGCAGACAAAGACGGAGTTGTGATCGCTCACGGTGGTCAATCGTTGGGATACGTGTTAGCGATTGCAGACGGGAAGCCACTGGTTGGTTACAGGAGTGCTGCGGGGCTCAAAACGGTTCGGGGAGGCGAGTCGATTATCGGGAAGTGGGCGAAAGTAACTGCCAAAGTAACGAACGATAAGCGTTTGCAGCTCTACGTGGACGGTCGATTGGAGTCGGAGACTGCGATGGAGGAGTTGATATTTAAACAACCCAATGATGGGATGCAGATCGGCGCCGATACCGGCAGTCAAGTCATGGAGAAAGATGTCGGAAAATATCAAGGAAAGATCGAAGCGATCCGGTTGTTCATGGGGCAGCGTTAA